The Solanum lycopersicum chromosome 8, SLM_r2.1 DNA segment AATTTAAATATTCAGAACCAAAGCATTATGATGAAATGGCTATAGAGACTAGAATCTAGTGAACAAGAACTATGGAAAGAACTTATCAAACAGAAGTATGAAATGGAGGATAACTGGTCTACCAAAATGGTCAATAGTACTTATGGAACTAGCATCTGGAGGGCCATCAGAAACCTTTGGccaaaattaagagaaaattgCAGCATTAGAGTAGGAAACGGCATGAAGGTCTTCTTCTGGGAGGACAACTGCTTAGACAAGGCTCCCTAAAAACCCTCTTCCCAGATATCTACATACTGAACCAACAACAAAAAGACACTGTCGCAGAATTTTGGTCAAATCAGGGGTGgaatttgaattttagaagaCCTATAAATGATTGGGAGATCCAAAGTCTAGTAGATTTCTTTGGAATCCTTGAACAATTAATAGAACCTCCACCTCCAAAGATAGATTGTTTTGGAATCATAACTGCAACAGAAGTTTTAGAGTGAAGGAAGCTTACAAAAAAGTTCAACTCTTTAACCCATCAGGTTACTGGCTGGCCACGGAAACTTATCCGAAAAGTTAAAATGCCTCCTAAAGTGTCCTGCTTCACTTGGCTACTGGCTTAGAAAGCTGTCTTGACTCAAGAGAACCTCAAGAAAAAGGGTATCCAACTGAGTCCTAGATGTATCCTGTGTGTAGAAGAGGTTGAAACAGTAAACCACCTCTTTCTTCACTGTAGGATCACTTATATTTGGTGGAGAATTTTCATCAATTCGAAGGACCTACTTTGGGTGTTGCCAAGAAATATTGTCCAGGGCCTGAAGATATGGAGTAGCTTTTCCTACATTTCTGGTCACAAATAAAGATGGAAGACCATCCCCACCTGTATCTGGTGGTCTGTTTGGAAATAGAGGAACCTCAGATGCTTCCAGAACAAAAGTAATAGCATccagaagatgaagatgaattgctttgttttatttcacttttgGTGTAAACATGAGTATATGGAAGATCTAGAATCACTAATGAATGCTTTAAGCACcttgtattttttgtttattttggatTAAAGATCTTCCTGATACTCATTTGTAATTAGTAAACCTGTAAGAAGATGTGGCGGGTTTGAATTTTTGGAATATAATACAAGACagttaccttctcaaaaaaaagaaggataTTATTGCTCAATCGAAGAAATACTGATGTGGTGTGGACTCATCAAGTCAAGTTACAGTACAAAGAGCTCTATTGTGCTTAGTTCAAGCAAACCATTGGAAGGGTATCATTGCTCAATTCAAGGCTATCCATGAGACCCCCTAACTCAAGATATCAAGCATGGTCTTGTCGTACCAAGTCAAGTTATTCATGAGGGTATCTCATACCACTACTTAAACCTATCTTAGTTTAACATgctttgattcattttaggtgaGAAAATCTGTCAACCTAGAATCATTCTACGTGAGAAAACCATTCAcattaatattcatatatgttcATGAAAATGTCCTTTCAATCAACACAACATCTATATCATAATCAGTGACACTTTACTCTCAAAGTGTCTTCATACATTTACAGTATATTTCACAAAAACATGCATAATATCATGCTTACTCTATCAAGGTTCTAAACCTACTTTCAATCTCCACATCTAGAAGTCATACACTAGATAGGGATCTCAGGAAAGcttttatatattcataatatagaTCAAGTAGGTAAATTCTTCCACAACAACCATATCTACAATTCAACATTCATCATATAGCCATATAGATCATGGGTTAACTTGGGGTCACTTGTGGCTCTAAGTTTCATGTTACGGTTAGGGGGTAATCTTTGATCATGATAAACTAGTCGGGACCTTATGGCACAGTTAATTTTGTGATTTCGAACACATGTCCCATGGTCCTATTTTGACTCAATATTTTGCCTTGAATCTTTGTATAGCAAATTCGGTATCATTTCACTCATAGTGACATTTATATTTCTAATCGGATAATGTGACATCGTTCAAAGGATTTTTGGAAGGGGAAAAGCTCTTAAATAAAGGTTCAAGTGCGATTTGGGTCTTGAGGTTGGTTGTGGTTTCTCCCTTTTAAACTTGGCTCAGTTAGATTCTATATAAATTTAGTAGTATTGATCGTTAGGAAGGTTTTTTAGGATGAGATTCTATGTTAGTATTATCCTTAGTTGTATTTTGGACTTCTCGAGTTATTAACTTAGCTTTTTAGCCTTGAAATCTTAGGTTATGATTAGTTGTAGTCTTGGTTACCGTTATAGGATCCTTAGAATGATTCTTGGTGGCTTAAAACTTAAGCTAACATGTGTTAAATGATTTGGTATATTTGTGCgtattttgttttactttgagTTTTACTTCATCATTATGCATGAGGCCTTGGATTGGCTGGAATTCCATGTTAGTACGAATATACTGCAACGGCTATGTACCCGATTATTTTTGTGGTATGATTGAATTTGAATGGATTTGTTGTGTTTGTGTGCATTCATGTGCACAACATTTACTGTTGGCATGTTTTAAACAAATATGAAAGAATGGTGTAACTAAGATACTTAAATGACTTTATCACAAGTTTTACTTGTTTTATACTCCAAGGGCgtgttattgatttttatttaaagaaacttgaaattttgaaagGAAGTGTAATTTTGAAAGGAAAAGTAATTTTTTCTGAGGCTTTTGTTTCAAAAATGTACTTATTTTAACTCATCCATTTACTTTTATTGATTAGCTTAAGGAGATATCCCAAGCAGCCCAAGGAGATATTCAAGATTATATTTATTGCATTTCATCAGTTGTCAAGTCCCAGAGATTATATAGGGAGGCTCGAGGAACTTTGTcgggcttctacttttatgcaTTGGCCATATTCGTAGTGCATCATCTTGTTTTATCAACTTGGTTGTGATTTTCTTGTATTGGTTTTCAACTTCTAATTATTAGTATCTTCACTATCATTAGTGGTTTGTATAGCTCTCTTTACTTGTTAAATTGTAGTGTTAGCACTATCGTGTCTCtcttatttatatagtttctatCTGAGCTCGACCGACCTAATATGTCTATTAAGTACTTGTATTTTGACTCTAATATTACACTTCTACATATTCGTCTGATGCAACACCTTGTAGGAGCCAACCTCGCTAAGTTTGGATCTCCCACGTCCGTCGTTGATTTGACCTATGGTGAACTCTTTGCTTCAAGAGATTGctactttcctttttttattcttgttatgTATGTTATCTTTTGATTATAGAAATTTGATGTATATAGTCTTTTCTTTGCTTAGACACTCTTATACAAGTGACACCAGGTTCAGAGTTGATACTTGATCTATATAATCTATTACTGCATTATGGAGTTCAAAATCAACATTTTTTGTCCttacatttttttatgtctagctaaaaGTTGTTCTAATCAGAGACTTTCCTCTACCATTATTTTTGCCGTTGGAGTTGAGGTCTATATGACATCTCGGATTGGTGCATTAAGATCACGTTTATCCTCAATTATCACGTTGTGCAGTATAATACATGTAGACATTATATCATTTAGCACTTTCTTTCTCCAAAAATGTGACAGTCCTACAATAATTGCAAACTTCGAATGCACGTCCAACAACTTTTCGACGCGATTCCTTTTTTACGcgaattaatttttatgttgtttattgtattttatcttgtatttaaatattatgttatgtattgtattgttatttgtatttaaattaaatttttcattttacaattttaattttatgtattctttataatgaaaattaataataaaataaaattttattattgatgaaaattagtaaaaaaaaaatattactaatgtgaaattaaagtagtatatattatataatatatttttaaaatactagatataacatttaaaaatattatgaacattaaatattaaattaataaagtatatgtaaaataatatattaattagaaagtaatgaaatattaataaaatattgaaaaagttaaataaagagTTTGAATAGTAGTTTTCAACTCTCTAAATTTGAAGAATAGAGAGTGATTTGGAGTGTCCATGCTCTATTTTACTCTCAATATATAGAgaatggagagtaaaatagagatgGATTGGAGATGGTGTAAAGACTCTAATATTGACTATTTAaacaaaattgaattattattatttgatgggataatgcccaagtaccccctcaacctatgcccgaaatctcagagacacacttatactatactaaggtcctattacccccctgaacttattttattaataatattttacccttttcgacctacgtggcactatcttgtgggcccaacgatggttgacttttttttcaaactagtgccacgtaggctgaaaaggggtagaaaattacttataaaataagttcaggagggtaataggaccttagtatagtataagtgtgtctccgggatttcgggcataggttgaaggggtacttgtgcattttcccttatttGATTCTAAAAAGGAAATTATGCCAATAAAAGTGGACGGAGGTAGTATATAACAATTGTGAGGTATCTGATAATACTCACTCAACTCCAAACCTTAGTGGATCACTAGTTAagtttttttgtcaaatttaatTACCAGTCTTAAAAAATGGTTATAGAAATATTTTGCTATATAGTTATCATTGTGACAAACAAGATACATGAGGTGAGTTTGAAGAAGCTTTTCCTTTAACATTATTACAAGTAGCAAAAATCTTTTTTCCAGGCTCAACTGAAGTTATGTATATATTCTCCAACTCAACATTAGTGCAAGCTGTGCTATTACTACAATTCATCTTTATTGCTAGCTTGCTGCTTGTAGTTccatatattttcttgtatgtTACATTGCTCACTTTAACTGCACTTACCTGttcaaacatttttaaaacaaaaaataactttCAAATTTCTATCTTctctagaaaatttaaaaataaaatgatattatattttattttattttattttcacctGAGGTTGACATGAATGGACACTATTGCAATAATTTTGATCAATAATGATTGGGTTTTCCACATTTTTGAGGTTAATATTCTCAAAATGTATAGATCTAGCATATCCTGAACCACCCTATGAACACATAAGAAGAGatattttagagaaaaaaacaacataggcatataattattttttaaaaaaaataccacACTAACATGTGTAAAATGAAATGTGATACTTTTAGTTACCTGCCATGTCTTAATTCTTACACCATTTTGGGTATCCTCTAAGTGGCAATTCGTAATATAAACGTTTTCCACATTAGCAAATGTATTATTTGGACCTAAACTTCCAATACTGcatacaaattataaaattgtattAGTTAATAAACTGAGTTTTCTatttagaattaaataaaatagtaaaatgttCATGTTCTACCTTATACCATGACCTGGTCCACATCTAATACCAGTAATATTGATATCAGAGCATCCAGTATTGATGCCAATGCAGTCATCACCTGCTTTGTAAGTTCATTAATTTTCGCGTAAGaaatcaaaaattatatataattaatattaaacagTTATTTTCAgtagagaaaaattaaaacattatatgCAAGCTAGTTTACCTGTTTGAATAATGGAGTCTCTAATTTGAACTTGTCTAGAGAAAAAGATATCGATACCATCGGTATTACGACTATAATTTGGTGCACTTATATGAATATTTGAGATCGTTACTCCCTTGTTATAAGTAAGAATTATATGGTCCCTTGAACTATTCACTAGCTTTATTCCATTCAATCGAAGTCCATTACAGTAATTAAATTGAACAACCTACAAAAAGGAACAGATGTGCAAAACCAAgtattaaatcaaatttattttattattaaaggaTAGATAACTTCCATATTGGattaattttaacaaatttgaaagaagagagaaaaagaaaatcaagtagTGATTCGTACTAGACGCACGCAGCCCTGTATTTCACTATAAGAAATTAGCTTTGacttaaataacaaaaatttcatactAATCTCATTTAGTGATGAGTAACATGAAAAATCAATGAGTTAGGAGCTATTTCGCGACCAACTACTGATAAAATTACATAGTTGATTTCATGTTTCTGCAAGTGAATTTGATAACCATGTTATTTAATTGAATAGAAAGTGATTGCATGCATTATATGAAACTACATACCGTTGGTTTAGTGCAAGTTCCGTTGACCTGAAATGAATAATCTTACATGTAAGTATATTTATGAAAGCAATTAAAACATGGTTTGAAACTGTTTTAGCTTGTGGCACGCACCCTGGTACGGCTAGGAGTATCCCACCATCGTTGACCATTGCCATTGATAGTACCAGAACCATTGATAAAAAGACCAGCAACTCCTGTAAAATAAATCCAACATACATTTTCACAACCTGTCCATGCCACTGGGTCCTTGGGTGCTACAATGGATCCTAATAACTGCAAACCATAAgcttaaactaataaaaaactttcATTCATATAATCAGGACACTAATTAGGttctacaaaaataatttttaacagcAATAAgtacaattaaaataatgttgaagcagcttatAACTTACTTGTAGATGAATATTGGCTGACTTACAAGGCCCTTGAAATGTTATAGGCCCTACTAGAAATGATTTTTCACTTGGTATAAGTATTGATGGATTTTCATCGCTACACGCAGCTCTCCAAACTTGTTTGAATGCCTATAATCGATCATGGAATCACAAGTTATAAAACATTGATCATTGTATAGAAGTTGGGAATTCGTTTTGCACAGTATTTTTCAAGCATATGAGGAATCAAATTACTTGAGTGTCATCGTGCACTCCATCTCCAAAAGCGCCATAACATGTTACATCAAAAATACCAGCAACACTTCTTTCAATAAGAAATGTAGTAATACAAATCAGAAAGATAAGTGCTTGGCCCTGCAGAAACAAAAACTATATAATTATCATCGTAACAAATATTAGGGTTGGTGAAACAAGTCAAACATTataagaattcaaaaaaaattccataGCATGTAGctcaattagttagttatatgaatttttactttttagtgAGGATTGAGTCTTCCCTTTATAATCTCCTTTCCCATTTGGGTGATTATTCGATATTTCgattcaattttgatttttctttttatttcaatcTTCTAATTTTCAATTACAGAGTTCgtttgaaattgattttttttctgcTTAATAGGCTTTTTCAAGTTTTATGTTTTATGACTTTTTTGTCAGATTTTTTAGCCTAATGGGCTAAAAAGCTTTACAAAACCTACAagaattcaaattacattcgTACCCCAATCACACCAAATTTTCGGTTAAACTAATactaatgtataaattttgGTTAAATCAAATTATCGAGCTACTTACCAAAAACCAACCAGTAACACCAAAGTTACAAAAAGTTATCAATTGATACCGGAATGAAAtccaaaaaaacaaatcaattcaattCAGTTGACtattctgattttttttaaaaaattatgaaagaaaaaacttattatgtttagaaataaaaacccaTAACTAGTGTATAATAAGGAGTCGAGAAGATAGAGAATTTTGAACTTCTAGTCAAAAATTCTCTGTATACTATATCATATATTCAcacataaaaagttttaaaaaatcagtcctttcctatttattttttaatttatacaaCTGACATGTTCCTTCAAGAAAATTCTATAAAATTGAAACAATACACTAAAGATTAGTATGATGCACAAATCAAGATATATGGCTGACATAATAGATCATTTTCACCTTGAATGAGATGGAAAAAGAAGATGGGCTACAATAATTGCTTAGTTAATGTTCCAAATTAAGAAGTGTTtgaccataattttttttgaacatACCAAAATTGACTTCAAAGCTTAATATTGAAAATTCCACAACtcaaaattgtttaaattggctaatctataatcaaattttgTGAGGGATATTGATAGAGGATAAATATGTTGATTCAGAAATCATTAGTTtaattgatagtgaaaatattcaagaataattgtATTTTACTTCACGTCATTTGActacattaataaataaataaatataatacacaATTTGTCTTCATTCATTTAAGCAAAATCATTATAATGTGGATACCATTGAagacatttacaatagaaaagtttgatcaaaatcagccaaaaatatttttaaaaaataaattatgcgtgatttaatgatttaataaaaaaattacataattaagaAACCTGAGGAGAAAGATCCAAAAGAATTTGTGTATGAGTTAgaccaaaaaaaatatcttaggGGCAAGTGCAACTATATCTAATATGTTTTCAATTAGAAATAGAGATGATTTTATTCTCTGTAAATAAAAACTTCTATTTAATGAGAAATGAATGTACAAGTACATCCAATTCAACACAACTGACCAAAAGcaccaaaaagtaaaaaacaaaacaacaaatagcaaaaaaaataggaaagagAAGAGGAAAGTGAAAAGCTAACGATCAGAACAGAAAGATTTTTGCAGTATATTCATCACGTGAATTTT contains these protein-coding regions:
- the PGcat gene encoding polygalacturonase isoform X2, producing the protein MEGQALIFLICITTFLIERSVAGIFDVTCYGAFGDGVHDDTQAFKQVWRAACSDENPSILIPSEKSFLVGPITFQGPCKSANIHLQLLGSIVAPKDPVAWTGCENVCWIYFTGVAGLFINGSGTINGNGQRWWDTPSRTRVNGTCTKPTVVQFNYCNGLRLNGIKLVNSSRDHIILTYNKGVTISNIHISAPNYSRNTDGIDIFFSRQVQIRDSIIQTGDDCIGINTGCSDINITGIRCGPGHGISIGSLGPNNTFANVENVYITNCHLEDTQNGVRIKTWQGGSGYARSIHFENINLKNVENPIIIDQNYCNSVHSCQPQVSAVKVSNVTYKKIYGTTSSKLAIKMNCSNSTACTNVELENIYITSVEPGKKIFATCNNVKGKASSNSPHVSCLSQ
- the PGcat gene encoding polygalacturonase isoform X1 codes for the protein MGLNLLEGQALIFLICITTFLIERSVAGIFDVTCYGAFGDGVHDDTQAFKQVWRAACSDENPSILIPSEKSFLVGPITFQGPCKSANIHLQLLGSIVAPKDPVAWTGCENVCWIYFTGVAGLFINGSGTINGNGQRWWDTPSRTRVNGTCTKPTVVQFNYCNGLRLNGIKLVNSSRDHIILTYNKGVTISNIHISAPNYSRNTDGIDIFFSRQVQIRDSIIQTGDDCIGINTGCSDINITGIRCGPGHGISIGSLGPNNTFANVENVYITNCHLEDTQNGVRIKTWQGGSGYARSIHFENINLKNVENPIIIDQNYCNSVHSCQPQVSAVKVSNVTYKKIYGTTSSKLAIKMNCSNSTACTNVELENIYITSVEPGKKIFATCNNVKGKASSNSPHVSCLSQ